CTGGACTGCTGCCAATCAGAAATCGGAGGTTAATTATATGCAACAAAGTGCACAGTCAGTCGTAGGAGCTGTAACCGAGACTCCCGCTACCCAAAGTGTGTCTAGCTGGAACCAGGTTTCACACGGGAACAATGGTTACCCAGAGCATATGATTTTCGATCCTCAATACCCGGGCTGGTATTATGACACAATCGCCCAAGAATGGCTCTCCTTGGAGAGCTATACTTCAGCTGCTCAATCAACTTCATTTCAAGCGCAAGCTCATGACCCACAGAATCAGAATGGGCCTACTTCTACTGGTGCTTATTCTCAGAATGGTAGTGGTATGTCTGGTGAACACGGGCAAACTAACAACTATGAGTCTCAATCTCATATTAGCCATAACCAACATGGTAGCTGGACTGATTCTCATGCTAATTATAGTCAGCAGGGTTTTAACATGTGGCAACCTGAGACAGTTACTAAGACTGAGGCTTTTTCAAGTTACAATGGAAATGGGCAGTTGGAGGGTTCTTATAGTTCTCAGGTTTCTGCAAAAGCCCATGTGGATCAGCAGGAGTCTTTTAATACTTTAAGCACCGTTTTGTCTTATGAGACCACAATTCCAGGACACGCTGAGGCTAATGGGTTCAGTGGCACACAAGGCTTTGTTCCTCGAAATTTAAATCCACATTTTGATCAGACGAATGTTAAACAGAATGAACAAGTTCAATTTTCAAATGATTACTATGGCAGTCAAAAACCTGTAAATGTTGGCCAGCAAGCATTTCAGAGTAGTCAGCAGTTTAGTTATTCTCCCAACGTGGGGCAATCATCTGCCGGTCGCCCTCCACACGCTTTGGTTACTTTTGGGTTTGGCGGGAAGCTCATAGTTATGAAAGAGACTACTTCACTCAGCTCATCATATGGAGGCCAGGTAAATCTTTTCAATATCCATTTGGTTTCCCAAAAATTAATTTCTCCAAAGTTAACTCATTAGTTTTTGTTACGGGACCATCTTCCACTCTTTTGTTTGAATAATGAATTGATGGCTTCACTGGAGGACTAATCATCTATGTTTTATGTGAAGAACTCTGTAGGAGGCACAATTTCTTTGCTGAATTTGATGGAAGTTGTAACAGCGAATAATGATGCCTCAAATATTGGAGCGCCCACTTGCGATTATTTTCGTACTCTGTGCCACCAATCTTTTCCTGGTCCACTTGTTGGTGGGAATGTAGGAAGCAAAGAGCCAAATAAATGGATTGATGAGAGGATTTCTAACTGTGGCTCCCCTGACATGGATTTTAGAAAGGGTGAAGTGTTGAAGTTGCTTCTCTCGTTGCTTAAAATATCATGCCAACATTACGGAAAACTTAGATCTCCTTTTGGCTCTGACACTGCATTGAGAGTAAGTAGTATTTTTTTGGCCTCTCAACTTATTTGTCAATTAAGCAGCTTCTCTTGGTTAAATTGTCACAATTAAGAATATGTGCATGTGTTTTGGCTTTATGTTGCCATGTGTTTCTATTGGATGCTTCCCACAGGGCCAAGCGGCCCAAAACTTTTTCAGATTGATGCAAAATCATTGTTGTTATTAAGCATTTAATATATTGCTTCTGATCTAATCATTTATCCCTTTCTGTTCTGATTCTGAAGTGTTCATGTTGCACCTTTTAACGGGTCAAATTACTTGTGTATGTTATTATCACTTTGCTAATACATCTAATCATCTATTATGTCCATTATTTTTtggaagaaaatacaattttgtcATGTATTGCCTCACGTGATTTTCTGGATTCTTATTACGCAAATGAGTTTTTGCTCCTAAGTTGGCAGCTCTTGGGGCCTTTTgatataattttgaatttactgaacaaaacaaattaaataaagccCCTTCACCCTCCACCAGATGTGTCTTTACATCTTAAATTGtttaacaattttcttttaagaaaTGAGACCACTAGGAGAGGTCTGCATCCTTCTGGTGATTATACAAGTCACTGGAGAGAGTTTGTATGCTGGTATCATTTGACAAAATGTATGTGAATGTGATGCCAAACAAGACATAGATGACCAATGCATTTACCTTAAATAGGGTGCTAAAACGCAGGAGAACATCCAAATTTTCTACTTTTCTTTGTAAATAAGAAAAGTAATgctgttataacttataagtatGTCATGGATTACTGCTCTTTGTTGCTGTAGCTCTAAGAATTTATGGTGGTTCAACTTCTCTGCAATACATTTTGAGATGGTCCTTGGTTTCCCCCTATCTGCCAAGCTTCTCAGCAATTATTAGGAACATAATTCAGAAGTAATTATATTCTTATAAATCCATCAAAAAACTAAAGGGCATTTGCCAttcctatttctttctttttttttgttcttgtcaGGAGAACGATATTCCAGAAACTTCAGTTGCTAAACTTTTTGCATCTGTCAAGAGGAATGGTAACCAATACAGCCAGTATGGTGCTTTTAACCAGTGTGTAATGAATTTTCCATCTGAGGGACAAATACGGGTATGCAATGTAATAGCTTGAGTCTGTCACTCATTTCATTCTCAATTCTCGCTAAGTCTCGACCCATTTTTTAGGCAACTGCTTCTGAGGTACAGAATCTGTTGGTTTCTGGTAGAAAAATAGAGGCTTTACAATGTGCTCAAGAAGGTCAGTTGTGGGGTCCTGCACTTGTTCTAGCTTCGCAACTTGGCGAGCAGGTTTGTTCTTGCCTGGAACCTTATGATAAATTTCATAGAGgagaaatcaagtttatttgATGTTATTTCGGTCATCCCTCCCCTGCTTATTCATGTGCTCTTGTTTGTGTGCATGCCTATGATGTTTGTGACTCTTGAATATTATGCAGTTCTATGTTGAAACGGTGAAGCAAATGGCATTACGTCAACTGGTAGCAGGATCACCATTGCGGACATTGTGCCTCCTAATTGCTGGGCAACCCAAAGATGTTTTTGTTTCTGGTGCGACAGCTGATGCCATTGTTCCTGGTGCTATGAATATGCCTCAACAATGTTCACCGGTAATATACTAgcgatgcttttttttttccccctatttGAAGGATGTGATAAATTTTACGAAAATAAATGGCTCCAAGGGGGTGCGTCTCTTTGACCTTTTCTTTACAAGAAGGAATAAGATAAAGAATCTATAGCATCAATTAGTACATGTCATTCTCATTTGCTTTTCGACGTCACCCTGGAAAAAGAAGAGTGTAAAACCACATTTCCATGATGTCCACATAGATGGCTCCTCTCCTAGGTAACTCTTATGGTTCTTTTTCTCCATATATTATAATGAAATATACAGAATCCTCCGGTAGGCTTTGATTCTTAAAAGTGTTGGCatatttcaatgtttttaattCATCCTCCACTCAATAGGTCCTTACGTAAACAATTACCATAAATTTCTGCCCCCAATTCCCAAAAGCTATTACTGCACTCACAATGGAGTTGGTATGATGGACTGACTCTAGACATTACTTGCAAAGAGAGCATATATTTTTCAGAAAGGTTATTGGTACACCAATCACACAAGGCTCATTTACATTCTCTGGTCTAGATTTTTCTGATGGGGGATTGTATATCTTACCATCAAAGAATCATCATCCAAGCCTTGTCGTAATCTGTTTGGGATTTGTTACATGCATGGATCCATGAGAGAATGAGAATCCACTACATGAATTCTTTTTAACACCTTTCATTCCTATCAAAGGCCATACTCTCAACAACTCCTATTGAATTCATATTTTTCCGTACTACTAGCTACGTCTTTTTTAGGTCTTCCTCCTCTTTTTACCATCTCCTACATGAATTCTCCCAAATTTTCTCACGGCTACACTACTATCTTATATCCAAGAAACGAGAGAAAAAATTAACAGATGGGGAGAATGATTATTATGGCTTTGGTCTTTTTGATAGTGATCTTCATTTTATGCTGCCTTTTATATTTTCTATTGGATGCTGGACTATTTAACTTTCAAGTGAGAAGAATAAGCCAGTTTATCCCaagtccttttgctttcttGATTCAGCTGTATTGTTACTGTATTCCTTGTAAGTAGACACATCCATGTGTGTCTTGCCTTAAATTGCCCAGTGCCTTATTCTCTTTGTTACCCCTCTTATTTATTCGTTTAACTTTTTCACGATGCACTGTTGCAAGTGCAGTCTGGGGCAAATGGCATGCTTGATGATTGGGAAGAGAATTTGGCTGTAATAACAGCAAACAGAACGAAAGATGATGAACTTGTGCTTATTCATCTGGGAGATAGCCTATGGAGGGAAAGAAGTGAGGTACCATATCATTTTAATGTATTTCTCACTGTGGCCTTTATGAAAGACTGTATTCTTGAATCTCACTTGATTAACAATTCAGACTACTGCTGCGCACATATGCTATTTGGTTGCGGAAGCAAACTTTGAGTCATATTCTGATAGTGCAAGGCTCTGTCTTATTGGAGCAGATCACTTGAAGTATCCGAGGACCTATGCTAGTCCGGAAGCTATTCAGGTTCTTCCATAATTTTATTAAGCTTTCTATCAAAATTTGGGATTTTCTggtttatttcttattttctttgcatTGTAAACATGCTTGGTATTGCAAATGAAGAAGGTTTGGACTGTTTGGGTAAATGGGTGGCCAGACTTCTGTTTATTTGTATTAAGTTTGTAGTTGGAGTATGAGTATTATTATATCCTGAGGCAAAATTTAGAATGTAGAAGCTTTAGCTTTGAATCCTTGTGTGGCTTGCAAACTCATCATTCTTGTGACCATTCTTTAACGATATCTTGTGTGGATAATGTTGTCGAGATCTGACTGAATTTGTTTTAATGTCTGCGTGGACAGAGGACTGAGTTATATGAATATTCAAGGGTGCTAGGAAACTCTCAGTTTATGCTTCTGCCATTTCAGCCATACAAGCTCATATATGCACATATGCTGGCTGAAGTGGGAAAAGTTTCAGAGTCATTGAAGTATGCATTAACTTTTCGTCATTGATATTTCATGCAATGCTACATTCAGTTTTTTTTATAACATGGTGAGCTTAATTTAGGTACTGTCAAGCAGTATTAAAATCACTAAAAACTGGTCGGGCACCTGAAGTTGAGACATGGAAACAGTTAGTGTTGTCTCTTGAGGAGAGGATTAGAACCCATCAACAGGTATATCTGGAAAGAAACTTATTAGCCAGGCACAACTGTGACTAATTGTGTTTTCGCCAACCATAGATGAATCTTTCTGATTCTGATTGATCAATTTTGTTTTGCAGGGTGGATATGCAGCTAATTTAGCACCGGCAAAAATAGTGggtaaattgctcaacttctttGATAGTACTGCGCATCGTGTTGTTGGTGGGCTGCCTCCTCCAGCACCTATGACTTTACAAGGAAATGCTCAAGCCATTGATCATTATCAGCAACCAATGGGCCCAAGAGTATCAGCTAGTCAATCAACAATGACCATGTCATCATTAATGCCTTCTGCTTCGATGGAGCCAATAAGTGAGTGGGCAGCTGATAGCAATAGAAAGACAATGGCAAATAGAAGTGTGTCAGAGCCAGACTTTGGTAGAACCCCTAGACAGGTGTGTGATTTCCTTTAAGGACATAACCGGCAGGCAATAGTATTGGGAAATTCTTGTTGGCTGTATATTTATTTGTGGTATCAAATTATGAGATGTATCTGACGTGTGGTGGGATCAGGTTGATTCATCGAAGGAAGCAGCCTCATCTAGTGCGCAAGGCAAAGCTGGAGGGACATCTCGCTTTTctcgttttggttttggttcacAGCTTTTACAGAAGACAATGGGGTTAGTCTTAAGGCCTCGCTCTGATCGACAGGTATTTTTTCAATATCCTTTACATTTAAGGACTTGTTTTTATATGAAAGAATTATGGATGGTGTCCCTGGTATTTATAGTACATTTCTATGTGTTGCTCTTGCAGGCTAAATTGGGTGAAAGCAATAAGTTCTATTACGATGAAAAGCTTAAAAGATGGGTAGAAGAAGGCATAGAACCCCCAGCTGAAGAAGCGGCCCTACCACCTCCTCCAACAACTGCACCATTTCAGAATGGAACACCTGATTACAACATGAAATCTGTATTGAAAAATGAAGGTTCTCCTCCTGACAGCAGTCCAAAATATAAGAATCATGCATCATCAGACAATGCTTCAGGGGTACCACCTATTCCAAGCAGCTCAAATCAATTTTCTGCTCGTGGACGGATGGGCGTTCGAGCAAGGTAATTTTGAGTCTCCCCTCTTCACCCCactttttaagaaaaagaaaaggaaaaagaaggaaagcccGGCCAAAAATTTCATTGCACAATGCACCGAAAAACTGTTACTCTATTTGGACAGCTACAATTAGTTACAAAGTAGATGTGATTACAGCTTTCAATTATGGTTGAGAGATATGGATTATTGGTTCGGCCCTCTTTTTGGAATGCTGCATGTGGGGGAAGAAGAGATACGGAACCTGTTATGAGCTTAATTACATTAATTTAGTCATTGAATACTTAGTGTGACTAATGTGATTATCTTTTGAAGTGCTTAGAACATTTGAGTCTCTGCTTCAGGACTTGGATGACATTTACCATTTAAGGGACTGAACTGCTAGATTTTGTTCCACCAACATAGTAGTTGTAGGCTTTGTGTTTGTTGATAGACATGCAATACGCGTTGTTTCATAGTAGACAGACAGATGAAGATTTCTACCAGTGGCTTAACTTCTGGTCTATGGATATGTTTGAACTTGATGTTACATTGGCATTCAGAATTTCTATTTATCGTTAACTTGGCTGCATGGGAACTTGGTTTTCGAAGATGTGATGATCATTATtgtgccaaagcatcaatgcaatCATTTGATTCAGCTGTTCGTATATCATTCTTGATAACTATGTTTCAATGGGCTTTTGACAGGTATGTTGACACATTCAACCGAGGTGGTGGAAGCCTTGCAAACTCGTTCCAGTCTCCTTCATTTCAATCTATCAAACCTGCTGGTGCAGCCAATGCAAAGTTTTTTATTCCCGCACCTGCACCATTAAGTGAACAGACAATGGAGGCTATAACAACAGAAAGCGTACATGAAGATGCTGCGCCAAATGGAACTCCTTTGTCATCAACAATCAATGACCCTTTGCAGACTACCCCTTCATCATCAATGTCTCCAATTCAAAGGTTCCCAAGTATGGATGATATCTCTAACAAAAGACCAATGATTAATGGCAAGGGCCCCCACCCGTCTCATTCACGTCGAACAGCATCATGGAGTGGAAGCTTCACTGATGCCCCTAAGATTGGTGAAACAAAACCACTAGGGGAGGCATTGGGAATTCCTCCATCATCTTATATGACCAATGGACCCTCTATGATGGGTATGCCAACCAGGGGTGGCAGTTTTGGGGATGACCTTCATGAGGTGGAGCTTTGAGCTTAGAGTAGTGAAGATGTAAATATCAAAGTTTTGTCCCTTGGGGTCTATACAATGGTAAGAATGGGCTTGCTCTCATAACAAAAATGGTGGCGCTCCGGAATTGGCTAAAGTACACGATCTTTCGCCGAATTCTCTCTGTCCTCCCAGTCCGATAACCCTCCTTGTTCTCACATGTATGTTAAATGGCATATTTAACTGTCCTATTAAATGTAGCCTTTTCTCCTGAATGTTCTTAGGAGCTGCCGCCATCTGATGCCGAGGggctgttttctttttcttcccctgttttttttccctctaaaaCAAACGAAGCCTGCATTGGCATCATTTGTTCATTTGTTGAAAACAAGAATTTCCCCTTGAGATAAGTAGAAGATACACAATATTATCTGGAGGATATAAAGGATAGTGTACTGATTTgccaaatatgaaaataaacatcatgttttgtttttccttttcttttttatatagaACGTTATGTTATTTTCTTTTAGAG
This DNA window, taken from Tripterygium wilfordii isolate XIE 37 chromosome 20, ASM1340144v1, whole genome shotgun sequence, encodes the following:
- the LOC119986675 gene encoding protein transport protein SEC16A homolog yields the protein MASNPPFQVEDQTDEDFFDKLVDDDFGPTAAADSAPKFTEGNDSDDARAFSNLSLGEESGGEGGFEEPKRDNVSLDARAGSFEGAAEEESNSNTLAVDNIIESSRENNVDKTDTDLTGSKSGSGAPGAVKEVGWNSFYADSAQNDNHGFGSYSDLFGDLGGNENASNEAKIVSNNEGYEANVVDDSANYAQYQDGQVYDTNGQDLNSSQYWENMYPGWKYDPNTGQWYQVEGYDATTNVQGGYGANSGSDWTAANQKSEVNYMQQSAQSVVGAVTETPATQSVSSWNQVSHGNNGYPEHMIFDPQYPGWYYDTIAQEWLSLESYTSAAQSTSFQAQAHDPQNQNGPTSTGAYSQNGSGMSGEHGQTNNYESQSHISHNQHGSWTDSHANYSQQGFNMWQPETVTKTEAFSSYNGNGQLEGSYSSQVSAKAHVDQQESFNTLSTVLSYETTIPGHAEANGFSGTQGFVPRNLNPHFDQTNVKQNEQVQFSNDYYGSQKPVNVGQQAFQSSQQFSYSPNVGQSSAGRPPHALVTFGFGGKLIVMKETTSLSSSYGGQNSVGGTISLLNLMEVVTANNDASNIGAPTCDYFRTLCHQSFPGPLVGGNVGSKEPNKWIDERISNCGSPDMDFRKGEVLKLLLSLLKISCQHYGKLRSPFGSDTALRENDIPETSVAKLFASVKRNGNQYSQYGAFNQCVMNFPSEGQIRATASEVQNLLVSGRKIEALQCAQEGQLWGPALVLASQLGEQFYVETVKQMALRQLVAGSPLRTLCLLIAGQPKDVFVSGATADAIVPGAMNMPQQCSPSGANGMLDDWEENLAVITANRTKDDELVLIHLGDSLWRERSETTAAHICYLVAEANFESYSDSARLCLIGADHLKYPRTYASPEAIQRTELYEYSRVLGNSQFMLLPFQPYKLIYAHMLAEVGKVSESLKYCQAVLKSLKTGRAPEVETWKQLVLSLEERIRTHQQGGYAANLAPAKIVGKLLNFFDSTAHRVVGGLPPPAPMTLQGNAQAIDHYQQPMGPRVSASQSTMTMSSLMPSASMEPISEWAADSNRKTMANRSVSEPDFGRTPRQVDSSKEAASSSAQGKAGGTSRFSRFGFGSQLLQKTMGLVLRPRSDRQAKLGESNKFYYDEKLKRWVEEGIEPPAEEAALPPPPTTAPFQNGTPDYNMKSVLKNEGSPPDSSPKYKNHASSDNASGVPPIPSSSNQFSARGRMGVRARYVDTFNRGGGSLANSFQSPSFQSIKPAGAANAKFFIPAPAPLSEQTMEAITTESVHEDAAPNGTPLSSTINDPLQTTPSSSMSPIQRFPSMDDISNKRPMINGKGPHPSHSRRTASWSGSFTDAPKIGETKPLGEALGIPPSSYMTNGPSMMGMPTRGGSFGDDLHEVEL